From one Branchiostoma floridae strain S238N-H82 chromosome 3, Bfl_VNyyK, whole genome shotgun sequence genomic stretch:
- the LOC118411118 gene encoding urea-proton symporter DUR3-like: MTAKAIPIALVVLCLAFPSASDDSPCDQVVEKVRNGTAAGTSDFRPLVELREALILTLGFGLFAVTGFVAYIFNLVRKYVFHDQNDLDTAFDAGGQVSVGLTATTIVSQWTWAATLLQSCTVASKFGISGPFWYAAGASVQIIVFAILSVELKMKAPGAKTYLQVIKARFGAKAHIVYCVFALLTNVLVTTMLMLGGIASMTSLVNGLTTEMAAICLAAVIGTYTLIGGLGATFYVSYFNTALIFGVLISILWKVYSDDGSTQQNPLGDVGTVYDLLSCSSGPAGNSEQSYLTFFSTGGLMFGVINIIGNFGAVFCDQSYWQSTVAARPLEGVWGFISGGLTWFAIPFSMATTVGLAYVALSTVNGEALLTIEEVDKGLVAPVVVHRLMGHTGQVIVLLMILMAVMSTGSAEIIAVTSIIVYDILKDYVCMFRKNLSDSACTLCGKRRARIFRQADKCQCGPVSSCKQCKEEAAKADQLTQEYWLYSCPTHGAYRNYLNLLLSRKNWYIVVVTAATVPLVLMADAAGLNLGWLYLFMGVLIGAAVIPIGMALFWVRTTAAGMISGATLGSAMGLVCWLAVAATLPGGLMGGNFIKNTGDQLSMIVGNLVSILSGGAVCATVSLVGSFRVPNMELEEEWEKTRSLDNPLKPWGPTYQSAYKMESANKLNDRPTFAEVRRYCRKPRITALAAGTGISLVLVILWPAGMLAVGVMNGGQFQHWVNVSQSWAYIAAAFLILVPLIQEIVSVRRQYVINKSVACNDEDQDMEQADGNPEGISYIEKTNQNPQPVTIGSVVDTDGPYQESDGQNSKNIAPEPGDVHHLEDVL; encoded by the exons TTACAGGGTTCGTCGCCTATATTTTCAACCTGGTCCGGAAGTACGTTTTCCACGACCAGAACGACCTGGACACGGCTTTCGACGCGGGGGGTCAGGTGTCTGTGGGTCTGACGGCGACAACTATCGTGTCTCAGTGGACCTGGGCTGCTACGCTACTGCAGTCATGTACGGTGGCTAGTAAG TTCGGTATCAGCGGCCCGTTCTGGTACGCTGCCGGCGCCTCCGTGCAGATCATCGTCTTCGCTATCCTGTCCGTGGAGCTTAAGATGAAGGCACCTGGAGCCAAGACGTACCTGCAG gTGATCAAGGCCCGCTTCGGTGCCAAGGCGCACATCGTGTACTGTGTTTTCGCCCTGCTGACCAACGTCCTGGTGACCACCATGCTGATGCTGGGCGGGATTGCCTCCATGACCAGCCTGGTCAACGGACTGACCACTGAGATGGCCGCAATCTGTCTGGCCGCTGTCATAG GTACTTACACGTTGATCGGCGGACTCGGTGCCACCTTCTACGTGTCCTACTTCAACACTGCCCTGATCTTCGGCGTCCTCATCTCTATCCTTTGGAAG GTTTACTCTGATGACGGATCCACCCAGCAGAACCCTCTAGGTGACGTTGGTACGGTGTACGACCTACTGTCGTGCAGCAGTGGTCCGGCCGGAAACAGCGAGCAGAGTTATCTCACCTTCTTCTCCACGGGGGGCCTCATGTTCGGTGTCATCAACATCATCGGGAACTTCGGAGCCGTCTTCTGTGATCAGTCGTACTGGCAGAGCACTGTGGCAGCAAGACCACTGGAG GGCGTGTGGGGGTTTATCTCAGGCGGGCTGACGTGGTTCGCCATCCCCTTCTCCATGGCCACCACCGTGGGGCTGGCTTACGTGGCGCTCAGCACAGTCAACGGGGAGGCACTGCTGACTATAGAGGAGGTGGACAAAG GTTTGGTGGCCCCTGTTGTTGTCCATCGGCTGATGGGCCACACAGGCCAGGTGATCGTGCTCCTGATGATCCTCATGGCCGTCATGTCCACCGGCTCCGCTGAGATCATCGCCGTCACCTCCATCATCGTGTACGACATCCTCAAGGACTACGTCTGTATGTTCAGAAAG AACCTGTCAGACAGCGCCTGTACCTTGTGTGGCAAGAGACGAGCACGGATCTTCCGTCAGGCCGACAAGTGTCAGTGTGGGCCTGTGTCCAGCTGCAAACAATGCAAG GAGGAGGCGGCTAAGGCAGATCAGCTGACCCAGGAGTACTGGCTGTACAGCTGCCCCACCCATGGAGCCTACCGGAACTACCTGAACCTGCTGCTGAGCAGGAAGAACTGGTACATCGTGGTGGTGACGGCGGCAACGGTGCCGCTGGTTCTCATGGCAGACGCGGCAG GACTGAACCTGGGTTGGCTTTATCTATTCATGGGTGTGCTGATCGGAGCTGCAGTCATCCCTATCGGCATGGCACTGTTCTGGGTGCGCACCACGGCGGCTGGGATGATCTCGGGGGCGACCCTGGGGAGCGCGATGGGCCTGGTCTGCTGGCTGGCGGTGGCGGCAACCCTGCCCGGGGGACTGATGGGTGGTAACTTCATAAAAAATACAG GAGACCAGTTGAGCATGATTGTTGGGAACTTGGTGAGTATTCTATCGGGCGGCGCGGTGTGCGCCACCGTCAGCCTGGTGGGCAGCTTCCGGGTCCCGAACATGGAGCTGGAGGAGGAGTGGGAGAAAACGCGCAGTCTGGACAACCCGCTTAAACCATGGGGACCAACATATCAG AGCGCCTACAAGATGGAGTCCGCGAACAAGCTGAACGACAGACCGACGTTTGCGGAGGTTCGGCGGTACTGCAGGAAGCCTCGCATCACAGCGCTGGCGGCGGGAACGGGCATCAGCCTGGTGCTGGTCATACTCTGGCCCGCGGGCATGTTAGCG GTCGGCGTCATGAACGGAGGTCAGTTCCAACACTGGGTGAACGTGTCTCAGTCCTGGGCCTACATTGCAGCCGCTTTCCTCATCCTCGTACCACTAATCCAGGAGATTGTATCCGTCCGCCGACAGTACGTCATCAACAAATCGGTTGCCTGCAATGACGAAG ATCAAGATATGGAGCAGGCGGACGGCAACCCTGAGGGCATCAGCTACATTGAGAAGACTAACCAAAACCCTCAACCAGTCACCATCGGTAGTGTTGTAGATACCGACGGTCCATACCAAGAAAGCGACGGGCAGAATTCGAAGAACATCGCACCCGAACCTGGAGACGTTCACCATCTTGAAGACGTCTTATAA
- the LOC118411119 gene encoding tudor and KH domain-containing protein-like, whose protein sequence is MERLRDLGDALNHLTTSQKVALGVAVPAAMVTGYLLVKRNQGQRLEDEFEQEEAAKSMATSRQTTIEVKVPRRVVGAVIGRQGANIKQVQEISGARVNFRDEAGLEENEDRVVIIRGAPEKAQEAERLIHKIIADQPVILTEEIHLPQRALGRIIGKNGDTIRQLCRTSHAKIKIDRGGDERSPDCVKLATITGTKEQIEHARGLLEEKIAEEEAFRQRLIMIDMCCLVCVGSRVFLKRRWQRRRPSDRGGLLEEKIAEEEAFRQRLSISTSNRQHRRGAERPGTRERQAGTRQPRTHQQEAQEAKKLSPTSPPNSPLPQHNDFFEVFVSAVETPGHFWVQMVNAKAAQLDRLVQDMSDYYSEEHVKELEPIHTLMVGDIVAAPFQHDDAWYRARVMGFWKAGTLDLYYVDYGDSGVVKRENLRALRHDFLSLPFQAVECSLAGVAPRGEDWSEQATDLFEELTYCAKWKILMAKTVTYIQRDLQLMPCLLLVNTHGPKDVYIARELVKQGYAVRVKDSDTEGSTSSTPSEPDPNCVYLAESPVLGKPGAEHSDISAQNATRQEEPPKSTLTLSLNQKKTPTTGGEQSDLHVSIKLKEEKPLSPPGGRNVSKISIATTQGNAKNQAQDAVHNTGKLLEEKLETLERHREKFISEGGKEKDSQDNKSEDSSQGYVDLLTPISEKSNESLKEEESKEQIQEPADSHQDSALLTTGASGSERNIRVSVDSDSSMSAADMKALRSELASQLVEASVVRNGVLHPSVESEPLDDVGNNSSEKDADAVTPDFISSTFTSETSVFTTASGVSDLSSPSSDLDDTKHGAAAPELNYLLPQLDVVGKDSCASSPYISDEDMYTEGSSEEEVSTKSRSGVRPKVGSAEVSRHLGSAKEDTVTIPTVEVTAPATFDLTSSSDGDVYLDAEGQDYSTFADGEVEGAEGPLQLVDPDTLAEKVVPGKYDEDRTKETTGE, encoded by the exons ATGGAGCGATTAAGGGATCTAGGCGACGCCCTGAACCATCTGACAACCAGTCAGAAGGTGGCTTTGGGCGTGGCCGTTCctgctgccatggtaacgggatATCTACTGGTGAAGAGAAACCAGGGACAGAGACTGGAAG ATGAGTTTGAACAGGAAGAAGCTGCCAAGTCCATGGCCACCTCACGGCAGACAACGATCGAGGTGAAAGTTCCCCGCCGTGTTGTAGGAGCGGTGATCGGCAGACAGGGAGCTAACATTAAACAG gtccaggAAATTTCTGGAGCTAGAGTGAACTTCCGTGACGAGGCGGGACTTGAAGAAAATGAGGACAGGGTTGTGATTATCCGCGGTGCACCGGAGAAAGCTCAGGAGGCCGAGAGACTGATCCACAAAATCATCGCAGATCAGCCTGTCATCCTGACAGAGGAGATCCACTTGCCACAGAGGGCACTGGGGAGGATCATAG GAAAGAATGGTGACACCATCAGACAGCTGTGTCGAACGTCTCACGCCAAGATCAAGATCGACCGCGGAGGAGATGAGAGGAGTCCAGACTGCGTTAAACTGGCCACCATTACTGGTACTAAGGAACAGATAGAACATGCTCGG GGCCTTCTTGAAGAGAAGATAGCGGAGGAGGAGGCCTTCAGACAGAGGCTGATAATGATTGATATGTGTTGTCTTGTCTGTGTTGGTTCCAGGGTCTTCTTGAAGAGAAGATGGCAGAGGAGGAGGCCTTCAGACAGAGGC GGCCTTCTTGAAGAGAAGATAGCGGAGGAGGAGGCCTTCAGACAGAGACTGTCGATCTCCACGAGTAACCGGCAGCACCGGCGTGGGGCCGAGCGACCGGGCACGCGGGAACGGCAGGCGGGCACCAGGCAACCTAGGACTCACCAACAGGAAG CCCAAGAAGCCAAAAAACTGAGCCCCACCTCCCCTCCTAACTCCCCCCTCCCTCAACACAACGACTTCTTCGAAGTGTTCGTGTCCGCTGTGGAGACTCCCGGCCACTTCTGGGTGCAGATGGTGAATGCCAAGGCTGCACAACTGGACCGTCTGGTACAAGACATGTCTGACTACTACTCAGAAGAACACGTCAAGGAG TTAGAGCCCATTCACACCTTGATGGTTGGTGACATTGTAGCGGCTCCGTTCCAACATGACGATGCGTGGTACCGTGCACGTGTAATGGGTTTCTGGAAGGCAGGAACACTGGACCTGTACTATGTGGACTACGGGGACAGTGGGGTGGTGAAGAGGGAAAACTTACGTGCACTGAG ACATGACTTCCTGAGTCTCCCCTTCCAGGCAGTGGAATGTTCCTTGGCTGGGGTCGCTCCAAGAG GAGAAGACTGGAGTGAACAGGCTACTGACCTGTTTGAGGAGCTGACTTACTGTGCCAAGTGGAAAATCCTCATGGCCAAAACTGTCACCTACATCCAGCGTGACCTGCAGCTCATGCCCTGTCTCCTATTGGTCAACACACACGGGccaaag GATGTGTACATTGCGAGAGAGCTGGTCAAGCAAGGTTATGCCGTCCGTGTCAAAGACTCTGACACAGAAGGGTCAACGTCCTCCACTCCCTCAGAGCCTGATCCGAACTGCGTATATCTGGCAGAGTCCCCCGTACTCGGAAAGCCGGGCGCAGAACATTCCGATATCTCAGCGCAGAACGCAACGCGACAAGAAGAGCCTCCGAAAAGCACCTTGACTCTCTCACTGAACCAGAAGAAAACACCAACAACTGGAGGTGAACAGTCGGACTTACACGTCAGCATCAAACTTAAAGAAGAAAAACCACTTTCACCTCCAGGGGGAAGAAACGTGTCCAAGATATCAATAGCAACGACGCAAGGTAACGCTAAGAACCAGGCTCAAGACGCTGTCCATAACACTGGCAAGCTTCTTGAAGAAAAGCTTGAGACGTTGGAAAGACACAGGGAGAAGTTTATCAGTGAAGGAGGGAAGGAGAAGGATTCtcaagacaacaagagcgaagatTCTTCTCAAGGGTATGTTGACCTTTTGACCCCTATCTCTGAAAAGAGCAATGAGAGTCTAAAAGAAGAGGAAAGCAAGGAGCAGATTCAGGAGCCTGCAGATTCGCATCAGGACAGTGCCTTGCTGACGACAGGGGCATCAGGAAGTGAGCGGAACATTCGGGTGTCGGTGGATTCAGATTCCAGCATGAGTGCTGCAGACATGAAG GCGCTGCGTAGTGAGTTAGCGTCCCAGCTGGTGGAAGCTTCAGTAGTGAGGAACGGAGTTCTGCACCCGTCTGTGGAGTCTGAGCCATTAGACGATGTCGGGAACAACAGTAGTGAGAAAGATGCTGATGCTGTCACACCAG ACTTTATCAGCAGCACCTTCACCTCTGAGACGAGCGTCTTCACCACGGCCAGCGGGGTCAGTGACCTCAGCAGTCCCTCCAGTGATCTTGACGACACAAAACATGGCGCTGCCGCCCCGGAACTAAACTACCTGCTGCCACAACTGGATGTAGTCGGGAAGGACTCTTGTGCCAGCAGTCCTTATATCAG TGATGAGGACATGTACACCGAGGGGTCAAGTGAGGAGGAAGTCAGTACCAAGtccaggtcaggggtcaggccAAAGGTCGGGTCAGCTGAGGTCAGCAGACACTTGGGTTCAGCTAAGGAAGATACAGTCACCATTCCAACA